The DNA window ATTATTCTTCATACTTGAATTAGAAATGACAAGTGTTAAAGTAATAGCAAGAGCAAGACTGACTGGAAACAGCTATCAGTACTAATCATTATTAACAAGAATTTTTTTGAGATGAACTCTTTTCGTAAGTTGGTTCAGTTATATCATCCAAAGTACACTTACGGTCCAGTAGTTGCTACACCTCCAAGTCTTGGTCTACCTTGAACCATGTCTGATTTTCCATCTATGGAAAAATATAGTGAGCATATATAATGtaattcaaaacaaaaacaGCAGTATAAGGAAGGGGCATTATGCAGACTGATCATCTATCAGCCAAATACCAATGCTGTACAAGATGATTATGTTGTCAGAAATTCAAAATGACCATAACAGAGACTAAGGAAAGACTAACCCTCTTTTCCAACTCTGAGCTCCTCAGCCTGAGCAAAACATATGGAGTATAAGCAAGCAGTGTAGAAAATAAAAACTCATGCGGACTATAAGCAACTGCTATGCTTTTTCCAATATTTACTTGGCAAACACTTGTGTGTATCTAGATGTATAGTGCATCTGTCAACTAGGCTTCATTAATCCCAATTAAGACTTATCAATCCCTGGTTAGGTTTTATTATTCACAATTAGGATCACACTTGTCTTAGGTCCCACTGTTAATACATTTTAAGATGGGTAAATTACAGAATAAACTCCTGAATGACAGAAAATATAATGTAGGCAAAAGCATAAGGAAACACTTCATATAGTTGCTTGGCATGATCATAATCATTCTGTTATTAATTTTGTGAGCTCACTAGTTTTTCCTCGCACACAATCTATGATAAATGCATTTTCTAATGTTAGTTGCTGATAACAATGATGCGCCCAAGTAGATTATAACATAGACATCTGGCGTCCTTCCAGAAGAAAATGCAATGGGAGGCATGCACATACGACATTTGATGATCTATGCTCGAGAGTTTTAAGTAGCTCAAACAAAATGGCCATTGTAAGCCATTCTCATGAAGTAGCATAAACCACAATAACTTGGAGAAGCATTATACAAGAAAGTAATGACAATAATAAGCTTTGTGAACCTTCTGAGATTGCACATACCGCTGGTGAGGTGACTGAGGACAATGAGAATACTCTATCTTCAAGCTGAAACTTTCTGGATCTCTTTAAGCTGGAATAATGAAGAGGCATTTTATGTTTCTAAAATTTCAAACTAACAATATTTTTGGCAGATAACTATAGTAGATTTTTGAAACAAAACAAGAACACACCAGCAATTTATCAAGTCAACTTATTAACATTCATTATGCCAGAGCTAAGTGTGGTTTCAATCATTTCTCTCTGTGCAGAAAGTAAAGGGAAAGTCTAGTATGAGAGCTTAACAAAAACAATTGACTGTTTCTTTATTGAGGATAAAAGAACTTCTACCATTTGGCTATTTTTTCTGTATATAAATGCACAAAGGCCTTCCAGAAAAGAGTAATTCAATCATACTGTGCAATTTCAGTGTCTAATTATTTCAAAACAGTATCGAAAGCTCTGCTGTAAATGTAGATGTTCACAAGAGCATCTCAGATCTTGATAATTTAGTTTAATGTAATTACCGATGAATGTTAATCATGAGAAGAAAATGTACGTATGAAAATTCTTAACCCCATCCACGTATATCTCATACTTGGGAAGTTAGAACCAGGAACCCCCCTTCCTGCTTGTTTCAGTTGTTACCCTTACTCGAACATATGATTTAGTTTCAACTGCTTCTCACCCAGATGGACTATGTGTGTGTAACTGGATGCTAAAACTAGACTAATACTGGATATGAGTAAACTTCTGATTGCTTTACTAGTTACCACCAAGGATGTCTGAAGCACTATATGTTAAAAATTGAACTTAAGTCAGCTGTCTCACCTGATGTCGATTAGTGTTTGACACGTATATCATAAAATAAGTTCAATCAAACCTTTGAACAGCTCCTAAATAAGAAGATATTCTCTAGCCCCTCCTCCTAACAAATCAATTCTCTCagatggtaaaataagagaaaccaATCCCTTTCAGAACAAGAGCACGAAACCAATCCCTTTCAGAACAAGGGCACGAAACCAATCCCTTTCAGAGCAAGAGCACTAAACCAATCACAGGATATGGCTGCCAACCTTAGCTAGTTCTAGTTAACCTAACCTATTTACTAGGATTATTGAGGCTGTAAGTAAGTTTCCGGTCAACAAATCAATAGTAACTAAGGGCCAAAAAGCCATTTTATTAGAATTGGTTATGAATTAGACATGACATTATTCTTTGACACAATATGCTGCAAAAAAGCAGGGAATTTAGGTCCAACAAGCTGTTAATAAAGAAATcacattataaataaagttCACAGATAATGTGAATCTGCAGAAGATTAGTGCAAAGCTCAATGGACACGATATATAAGTTATTACTTGGATGCACTCTTGGATGAAGAAAGAAACCCATCAAAGCCCTTCAACACATTTCCAAACGTGGTTGTTTCTTGTAAGTAGCTCGTTTCCAGCTCATACACCTATCCGAGATAAAAACTCACTGAGACAATCAATAAAAAGGAGAAATCCCACAATCAAAACGCCGGGTTCACTTAAAGTGACAGGATGGGTTGttaaaaacaattaaagttAATCCACTGCTTATTTTGATGGATTGAATAACTTTGAGCTTGTTTGACCATCATATTCATATCATTCAAATACTCAATCCTATGTTTTATGAGTCTATCTTATGACTCAAAGTAAACGCCCTTACAAGAATAATTAACagaaaatataatactactaagaAATTGTACTCCTATATTTGTAGTAGCATTTTTGAGTAATCTACTGACTTCTACGCAGAATATAAACCGAATCCAAAGTCATAATTAGAAAAGGGAAAATAACCTGCTTTTCAACACTACGGAGCTCGTCTTGCAGCTTTTCTCTCTTGTTCAGCAGAGAAGAAAGCATCGCCTTGGGATTATTGGAGCCTCTGAGCCCTAAATAATATTCCATTGCATCGAATTCAATGGAAAAAAAGTTGCTTTCACAGTTGCTAGGGTTTCAATTGCTGAAAAATGAAAACTCAGAAATCAGTAATCGTTCTTACCTTGCAACTCCATGTTCGCGCCAATTGCTTTCTTTTTCTGCTAACCGAATTTGGTGGTAA is part of the Salvia splendens isolate huo1 chromosome 6, SspV2, whole genome shotgun sequence genome and encodes:
- the LOC121809911 gene encoding chromatin modification-related protein eaf6-like, giving the protein MELQGLRGSNNPKAMLSSLLNKREKLQDELRSVEKQVYELETSYLQETTTFGNVLKGFDGFLSSSKSASNLKRSRKFQLEDRVFSLSSVTSPAAEELRVGKEDGKSDMVQGRPRLGGVATTGPGKPKKGRTGQREVKKVKITSDLDPDEDDDLDMR